One window of the Flavobacteriaceae bacterium YJPT1-3 genome contains the following:
- a CDS encoding heavy-metal-associated domain-containing protein, which yields MKSITLLVSLLVMLTTGLTANAQNDRDAFEVQVDGLGCPFCAYGLEKKFKEFRGIRDVKIDIETGDFSFNYPTEKALSMAAVIKQVEKAGYTPITAKITRADGKVEEKSANNTQLSATSEVKTQQVFVAGNCEMCEARIVNAAEGLSGVTEAAWDKNTKLMKVTYDRSQTTMDDIQRTVAKAGHDTKAHQATDKKYADLPGCCKYERVNQ from the coding sequence ATGAAATCAATAACCCTATTAGTTAGTCTGCTGGTTATGCTTACCACGGGTCTAACGGCAAATGCACAAAATGACAGAGATGCCTTTGAGGTTCAGGTAGACGGATTGGGATGTCCTTTCTGCGCCTATGGCTTAGAAAAGAAGTTCAAAGAATTTAGAGGAATCAGAGATGTAAAGATCGACATTGAAACCGGTGACTTTAGTTTTAATTATCCTACCGAGAAAGCCTTGAGTATGGCTGCGGTGATCAAGCAAGTAGAAAAAGCGGGCTATACCCCCATCACTGCAAAGATCACCCGAGCCGACGGCAAGGTGGAAGAGAAATCGGCCAACAATACCCAATTGTCGGCCACCAGTGAAGTGAAAACGCAGCAGGTTTTTGTAGCGGGTAATTGTGAAATGTGCGAGGCTCGTATAGTCAATGCAGCAGAAGGATTGAGCGGTGTGACCGAAGCAGCCTGGGATAAGAACACCAAGTTGATGAAGGTTACTTACGATCGCAGTCAAACCACTATGGACGACATTCAGCGAACCGTCGCAAAGGCCGGTCACGATACGAAAGCACATCAAGCAACCGATAAAAAATATGCAGATCTACCCGGTTGCTGCAAATATGAACGTGTAAATCAATAA
- a CDS encoding NHL repeat-containing protein: MLERILYFSALLLLLASCQPQEKTQGWTFEQEIIVEGVNPIGIAMTNKGIWLSDGDHNRVVRMDSTGLIKTEIDSLDRPMHISGSANSLLIPQYGNDEIVKYSNEKQENLALQDSLDAPAGVSHRGSEIAIADFYNHRILYTTDGTNYISFGQEGKEEGDFYYPTDVQLTGDKIYVADAYNNRAQVFDKSGRFLLQMGQDDGLNAATGIYVSEAYVFLTDFENSRVLVFDLGGNKLQELSTQINKPTDLLVINGKLYVTNYKGSSLSVYLEN; this comes from the coding sequence ATGTTAGAACGAATTCTATATTTTAGCGCGCTACTACTTTTGCTGGCCAGTTGCCAACCACAAGAGAAAACCCAGGGTTGGACTTTTGAGCAAGAGATTATCGTAGAGGGTGTCAATCCCATTGGTATTGCAATGACCAATAAAGGAATTTGGTTAAGCGACGGTGACCACAATCGGGTGGTTCGCATGGACTCCACCGGACTCATTAAGACAGAGATCGATAGTTTGGACCGGCCTATGCACATTTCGGGATCAGCAAACAGCCTGCTCATTCCGCAATATGGAAATGATGAAATTGTAAAATACAGCAACGAAAAACAAGAAAATCTTGCATTGCAGGATTCCTTAGATGCGCCTGCCGGGGTCTCCCACCGAGGTTCAGAGATAGCCATAGCTGATTTTTACAATCATCGCATTTTATACACCACGGATGGCACCAATTATATCAGCTTTGGACAAGAGGGTAAAGAGGAAGGAGATTTTTATTATCCTACCGATGTACAATTGACCGGGGACAAGATTTATGTGGCTGACGCCTATAATAACCGGGCACAAGTCTTTGATAAATCAGGACGTTTCCTACTGCAAATGGGACAGGATGATGGTTTAAATGCAGCTACCGGAATCTATGTAAGTGAAGCATACGTATTCTTGACCGATTTCGAAAACAGCAGAGTATTGGTTTTCGATCTGGGAGGGAATAAACTTCAAGAGCTTTCGACCCAGATCAATAAACCCACCGATCTGCTAGTGATCAATGGGAAACTCTATGTTACCAATTATAAAGGGAGCTCTTTAAGCGTTTATCTTGAAAACTAA